One genomic segment of Bacteroidia bacterium includes these proteins:
- the sufC gene encoding Fe-S cluster assembly ATPase SufC → MLKIENLHAGIPGREILKGFSLEIKPGEVHAIMGPNGSGKSTLASVLAGKEDYEISGGKVMFLGKDLLELSAEDRAREGLFLAFQYPVEIPGVSNINFLKTALNEIRAYRGEGPMDAATFLKRVKEKQALVELQGTLANRSVNEGFSGGEKKRNEIFQMAMLEPKMAILDETDSGLDIDALRIVANGVNKLRSKDRSFLVITHYQRLLDYIVPDVVHVMYDGRIVKSGPKELALQLEKEGYDNIRKQSGEQVGA, encoded by the coding sequence ATGCTAAAAATTGAGAATTTACATGCAGGTATTCCGGGCAGAGAAATCCTGAAAGGGTTTTCACTCGAGATAAAACCCGGAGAGGTTCATGCGATTATGGGACCCAATGGTTCAGGGAAAAGCACCCTGGCCAGTGTATTGGCGGGGAAAGAGGATTATGAAATCAGTGGGGGGAAAGTTATGTTTCTGGGAAAGGATTTGCTGGAATTGTCAGCAGAAGACAGGGCGAGGGAAGGCCTGTTTCTTGCTTTTCAGTACCCGGTGGAAATTCCGGGGGTGAGCAACATTAATTTTCTTAAGACCGCCCTCAACGAAATCCGCGCCTATCGCGGAGAGGGTCCTATGGATGCGGCTACGTTCCTCAAACGCGTGAAAGAAAAGCAGGCCCTTGTAGAGTTGCAGGGAACGCTCGCCAACCGAAGCGTGAACGAAGGATTCAGTGGAGGAGAGAAAAAAAGAAATGAAATATTCCAGATGGCTATGCTGGAACCGAAAATGGCGATCCTCGACGAAACCGACTCCGGGCTGGATATTGATGCGCTGCGCATTGTAGCCAATGGAGTAAATAAACTGCGTTCAAAAGACCGGTCCTTTTTAGTAATCACCCATTACCAGCGATTACTGGATTACATTGTGCCGGATGTGGTACATGTAATGTACGACGGTCGAATCGTAAAGTCGGGCCCCAAAGAACTGGCCCTGCAACTGGAAAAAGAAGGATACGATAACATCAGAAAGCAAAGCGGTGAGCAGGTTGGAGCATAA